In Geitlerinema sp. PCC 9228, the DNA window ACCCGTGCGGCTCGAGCCGCCGTTACAATCAAGTTGAGGTGCTAGAACCTAAAAAAAGCAGGCGAAATTTTTTTAATCTATGTTCGTACATCATGTTGACTCTCAGCTACGAATTTCAACTCAAGCCGACATGCCGCCAGGCTCAAACGATGGAGTCGTGGTGGGAAATCTGTCGGCAAGTTGGCAATGATGGGCTGAGAGAACGCCAAGATGGGG includes these proteins:
- a CDS encoding helix-turn-helix domain-containing protein; amino-acid sequence: MLTLSYEFQLKPTCRQAQTMESWWEICRQVGNDGLRERQDG